Proteins encoded within one genomic window of Lynx canadensis isolate LIC74 chromosome B2, mLynCan4.pri.v2, whole genome shotgun sequence:
- the ZKSCAN8 gene encoding zinc finger protein with KRAB and SCAN domains 8 → MAAESRKLSASSPPDQAPEEDLVIVKVEEDHGWDQESSLHENNPPGQELFRLRFRKLCYQETLGPREALIQLRALCHQWLRPDLNTKEQILELLVLEQFLTILPEELQTLVKEHQLENGEEVVTLLEDLERQIDILGRPVPARAHGHGLWEEVVHSESTPGLPNTQLRPMAMQHKSPVSEGSQEKAISSCESPASSQKGSPGNQEMTATLLTAGLQTLEKIEDMAVSLIREEWLLDPSQKDLHRDDRPENYRNMFSLGGETRSENRELASKQVISTGIQPHGETAAKCNGDVIGGHERGEARDLLGRLERQRGNPTQERRHKCDECGKSFAQSSGLVRHWRIHTGEKPYQCNVCGKAFSYRSALLSHQDIHNKVKRYHCKECGKAFSQNTGLILHQRIHTGEKPYQCNQCGKAFSQSAGLILHQRIHSGERPYECNECGKAFSHSSHLIGHQRIHTGEKPYECEECGKTFRRSSHLIGHQRSHTGEKPYKCNECGRAFSQKSGLIEHQRIHTGERPYKCKECGKAFNGNTGLIQHLRIHTGEKPYQCNECGKAFIQRSSLIRHQRIHSGEKSESAGV, encoded by the exons ATGGCAGCAGAATCAAGAAAGTTGTCAGCCTCATCCCCACCAGACCAAGCTCCTGAAGAAGACCTTGTAATTGTCAAGGTAGAGGAAGATCATGGCTGGGACCAGGAATCTAGTCTGCATGAAAATAACCCTCCTGGCCAGGAGTTATTCCGTCTGCGCTTCAGGAAGTTATGCTACCAGGAGACATTAGGACCCCGAGAAGCTCTGATCCAACTCCGCGCACTCTGCCATCAGTGGCTAAGGCCAGATTTGAACACCAAGGAGCAGATCTTGGAGTTATTAGTGCTAGAACAGTTCTTGACCATCCTGCCTGAGGAGCTTCAGACTCTGGTTAAGGAACATCAGCTAGAGAACGGAGAGGAGGTGGTGACCCTGCTGGAGGATTTAGAAAGACAGATTGATATATTAGGACGGCCA GTCCCAGCCCGTGCACATGGACATGGACTCTGGGAGGAGGTCGTACATTCAGAGTCTACACCAGGGCTTCCAAATACTCAGCTCCGACCCATGGCAATGCAGCACAAATCTCCGGTGTCCGAAGGGTCACAAGAGAAGG CCATCTCTTCTTGTGAGAGTCCTGCCTCTTCCCAGAAAGGAAGTCCTGGGAACCAGGAGATGACGGCCACACTTCTCACAGCAGGGCTGCAG actTTGGAGAAGATCGAAGACATGGCTGTGTCCCTAATTCGAGAGGAGTGGCTTCTTGATCCATCACAGAAGGATCTGCATAGAGATGACAGGCCAGAAAACTACAGAAACATGTTCTCCCTGG gTGGTGAGACCAGGAGTGAGAACAGGGAATTAGCTTCGAAACAGGTAATATCTACTGGAATCCAACCACATGGAGAGACAGCTGCCAAATGCAACGGGGATGTTATCGGGGGTCATGAGCGTGGAGAAGCCCGAGATCTTCTGGGCAGATTAGAGAGGCAGCGGGGAAATCCCACCCAGGAGAGACGGCATAAATGTGACGAATGTGGGAAGAGCTTTGCCCAGAGCTCAGGCCTTGTTCGCCACTGGAGAatccacactggggagaaaccctATCAATGTAACgtgtgtgggaaagccttcagttaTAGGTCAGCCCTTCTTTCCCATCAGGATATCCACAACAAAGTAAAACGCTATCACTGTAAGGAGTGTGGTAAAGCCTTCAGTCAAAACACAGGCCTGATCCTGcaccagagaattcatactggggAGAAGCCATATCAGTGCAATCAGTGTGGGAAGGCTTTCAGTCAGAGTGCAGGCCTCATTCTGCACCAGAGAATCCACAGTGGGGAGAGaccctatgaatgtaatgagTGTGGGAAGGCTTTCAGTCATAGCTCTCACCTCATTGGACATCAGAGAATCCACACAGGGGAGAAGCCCTATGAGTGTGAGGAGTGTGGGAAAACCTTCAGGCGGAGCTCACACCTCATTGGCCATCAGAGAAGccacactggggagaaaccctACAAATGCAATGAGTGTGGGAGGGCCTTCAGTCAGAAGTCAGGCCTGATTGAACAtcagagaatccacactggagaaagaccctataaatgtaaagaatgtgggaaagccttcaatGGGAACACTGGCCTCATACAGCATCTGAGAATTCACACAGGGGAGAAGCCCTATCAATGTAatgagtgtgggaaagcctttattcAGAGGTCAAGTCTCATTCGGCATCAGAGAATCCACAGTGGAGAAAAATCTGAATCCGCAGGAGTTTAG